TTGAAGAAAATAACTCCTTTCTACCAGACATATGATTACtgcaagcattatccaagtaccatatattttcatcttcagcacatgaattacttgtaaaaaataaagtttgagTACCCGGATTGTCATCAGTATTTTGATGCTGATTTTCTGCAACGTGTGCTTGATTGTTATTCACCATTTTGAATCTGCAATCTGCTGCTCTGTGTCCATACTTTCCACAATGAAAGCAACTGAAATTGGTTCTTTCTTGATAAAAATGACCTCGACCTCTTCCTCGGTTGACAGACCTGAAATTCATTCCACCTCTTTCTTGATTAGGTTGTGTAaaattattgtaatttccttggTTGTAATTGCCACGACCTCTACCTCTGAAACTTCCTCTGCCTCTactttgaaaattaaaaccACGACCTCGTCCTTCTTGTGTACGGCTTGATTCTGCAACGTTGTTGAAATTCACTCGGCTTTTCAGGGCTTCTTCGATTGATTTTCCGATTTCTCCAGTATTCTACTGATGTGGCTTTCTATGGTTCCTTGCAACTCTGCAATCGTCATGGTATCCATATCGTGGGACTCTAGTATCGTAGTCACCACATGGTCATACTTCATCGGCATGGTGCGAAGAATTTTCTCCACCACTTTGCTATCGGGCATATCTTCTCCATAGACTCTCATCTTATTGACAAGGTTTGTAACACGAGTAAAATATTGTTCAACAGTTTCTGAACTAGACATCTCGTACCTTTCATATTCTCTTCTCAAAGACTGTAGCTTTGCTTTCTGAGCTTTATCTACGCCTTTGTATAATAGCTTCAACGTGTTCCATGCTTCTTTTGCACTTTTGGCATTTGCTATTTTGCCAAACACCGTATAATCTACTCCTTGATGAATTTGAGATAGCGCCAATTGATCTCTCTTTTGTTGGGTAGCATCTGCTCCTTCTTGCAAACCCGGTTCAATGAAATTCCATAGGTTCTGGGCCTTCATATGGGTAGACATCAATGTCTCCCAATAACTATAATCAAGTTTCCCATCTAACTTGGGACCGGACCACACAATGTTAAAAGTGTTTGCCATATCGACTCTATGAATAAACAATTATGTGAGAACTCTCTCACACCTCACAAAATCTCAAACACCAGACGCTGGATTAaccagctctgataccaaatgtaAGTATAATACCCACAACTTACTTGGCCCTAGGATCACTCACTCATATAAATGACGCTATCatattttcatctttcaaaCTCACTAACACTCATAAAACAAAGGAGAGAATTTCAAAACATACTCATTTTCATTATGGAACACATACAATACATAAGGCATatgtgcctttatataggcaaaGTTTTATGCTAAAAGTTTATGATTCTACTAGCTTCTTGATACATATACTTATCCAACTTTGCTTCTTACTTTgactattcaaataagtaatctttttgtaatttctaGCACATCTTGAAAATTCTTTATTAAGCTTAGTCATCAATCTTGAAACTTCCAATGCACTTCATGATTCTTCTAGTATGGAGGTGATGAGTGCAACTTCCATtcaattccaattcaatttgattttcaacTTCTTCAATGTTGTAGAATGTTGTAGTTATACTACTCTCTTGAATGTTCTTAAAAAATCTTCAAGCTTCCAACATTAGCTTCTAACAATATCTAGCCAATTGATGATTATTGTATTCAATTCAAACTTTGCTTCTTCAATTCTTTAACCATGTTTCATGAAGATTCTAGTCCATGCaagttgatttaaaattttaatcaacaTGATGGCTGTCATTAAAGATGTTGAAATCATAGTCCAGTTTCTACTTGAGGAAGTTTTGGGACCTCTTGACAAATTAGGAACAAAAACATCTAAGCAATGCTTGATGAAATGGCAATTGAAGAATGTAAAATCACAATAGAGACTTAATTTTGAAGGAAATAAATTGCTGAATTTCCTTTTAGATATCTAAGTAACAAACTCTATGAactttatacatattttttgagaaatgaAGATGTA
The genomic region above belongs to Arachis duranensis cultivar V14167 chromosome 3, aradu.V14167.gnm2.J7QH, whole genome shotgun sequence and contains:
- the LOC107477066 gene encoding uncharacterized protein LOC107477066, whose product is MANTFNIVWSGPKLDGKLDYSYWETLMSTHMKAQNLWNFIEPGLQEGADATQQKRDQLALSQIHQGVDYTVFGKIANAKSAKEAWNTLKLLYKGVDKAQKAKLQSLRREYERYEMSSSETVEQYFTRVTNLVNKMRVYGEDMPDSKVVEKILRTMPMKYDHVVTTILESHDMDTMTIAELQGTIESHISRILEKSENQSKKP